The Natrinema sp. HArc-T2 genome has a segment encoding these proteins:
- a CDS encoding ATP synthase subunit B → MKEYQTITEISGPLVFAEVDEPVGYDEIVEIETPQGDTLRGQVLESSEGIVSIQVFEGTGGIDRNASVRFLGETMKMPVTEDLLGRVLDGSGNPIDGGPEIVPDKRQDIVGEAINPFSREYPEEFIQTGVSAIDGMNTLVRGQKLPIFSGSGLPHNELALQIARQATVPEEEEGEDGDGSEFAVIFGAMGITAEEANEFMDDFERTGALERSVVFMNLADDPAVERQVTPRLALTTAEYLAFEKDYHVLVILTDMTNYCEALREIGAAREEVPGRRGYPGYMYTDLAQLYERAGRIEGKEGSVTQIPILTMPGDDDTHPIPDLTGYITEGQIMMDRDLNSQGIEPPVNVLPSLSRLMDDGIGEGLTREDHGDVSDQMYAAYAEGEDLRDLVNIVGREALSERDNKFLDFADRFEEEFVQQGYDTNRSIDETLELGWDLLSDLPKTELNRIDEELIDEHYREDETAEAVQAD, encoded by the coding sequence ATGAAAGAGTACCAGACAATCACGGAAATCAGCGGTCCGCTGGTGTTCGCCGAGGTCGACGAGCCGGTCGGGTACGACGAAATCGTCGAAATCGAGACCCCACAGGGCGACACCCTTCGCGGACAGGTACTGGAATCGAGCGAGGGTATCGTCTCGATCCAGGTGTTCGAAGGCACGGGCGGGATCGACCGCAACGCCTCCGTTCGCTTCCTGGGCGAGACGATGAAGATGCCCGTCACCGAGGATCTGCTCGGGCGGGTGTTAGACGGCTCCGGGAACCCGATCGACGGCGGCCCGGAGATCGTCCCCGACAAGCGACAGGACATCGTCGGCGAAGCGATCAACCCCTTCTCCCGGGAGTACCCCGAGGAGTTCATCCAGACCGGTGTGTCGGCCATCGACGGCATGAACACGCTGGTCCGTGGCCAGAAGCTGCCGATCTTCTCCGGCTCGGGGCTGCCCCACAACGAACTCGCACTCCAGATCGCCCGACAGGCGACCGTGCCAGAAGAGGAAGAAGGCGAGGACGGCGACGGCTCCGAATTCGCAGTCATCTTCGGTGCGATGGGGATCACCGCCGAAGAGGCAAACGAGTTCATGGACGACTTCGAGCGCACCGGTGCGCTCGAGCGCTCCGTCGTCTTCATGAACCTCGCGGACGACCCGGCAGTCGAGCGCCAGGTCACGCCGCGACTCGCCTTGACGACAGCCGAGTACCTGGCCTTCGAGAAGGACTACCACGTGCTGGTCATCCTGACGGACATGACCAACTACTGTGAGGCACTGCGAGAGATCGGTGCCGCACGTGAGGAGGTTCCGGGTCGACGTGGCTACCCCGGCTACATGTACACCGACCTGGCACAGCTCTACGAGCGTGCCGGTCGAATCGAGGGCAAGGAAGGATCGGTCACGCAGATCCCGATCCTGACGATGCCCGGCGACGACGACACGCACCCGATTCCGGACCTGACTGGCTACATTACCGAAGGCCAGATCATGATGGACCGGGACCTGAACAGCCAGGGGATCGAACCGCCGGTCAACGTCCTGCCAAGCCTCTCGCGGCTGATGGACGACGGGATCGGCGAGGGCCTCACGCGCGAGGATCACGGCGACGTCTCCGACCAGATGTACGCCGCGTACGCGGAAGGTGAGGACCTGCGCGACCTCGTGAACATTGTCGGTCGCGAGGCGCTGTCCGAGCGTGACAACAAGTTCCTCGACTTCGCCGACCGCTTCGAGGAAGAGTTCGTCCAGCAGGGGTACGACACCAACCGCTCGATCGACGAAACGCTCGAGCTCGGCTGGGATCTGCTCTCGGACCTGCCGAAGACGGAACTCAACCGGATCGACGAGGAGCTCATCGACGAGCACTACCGCGAAGACGAGACGGCCGAAGCCGTCCAGGCCGACTAA
- a CDS encoding long-chain-fatty-acid--CoA ligase: MHKPLLVPEFLDRARTHYGDDEAVVATTGERFTYNELGERADRFSAALQERGIEKGDRVAVLDPNTHYHLEAAYGIMQTGAIHTPLNYRLTPDDFAYILSDAGVDAIYADYDYADRIEEIRDEVPTETFITNDVDAVEGGEWESFDDVLDEAGTDYDRPEMAEDEIITINYTSGTTGDPKGVCRTHRCETIHAYLTVGHQSLTDDDIYLWTLPMFHANGWGHIFAVTGIGAKHVCTRGIDAGEIFETVRSEDVSYMCGAPTVLNMLIDYYEQNEPETTGGADVRLATAGSAPPEATIRTVEDEFGWYLKHVYGATETGPLITTSDARRHFDDDSDDRFRIKKRQGLAYLGTEIRVVDEDGNDVPRDDETIGEVVVRGNQIMEKYWGKPEATEEAFSDRIEGYYHMGDLATIDENGMLSIQDRKKDIIISGGENISSIELEDTLFDHPEVSDVAVIPAPSDEWGETPKAFVVPASGDPNEPGVTEAELEDFTRENLAGYKTIHRVEFVKQLPTTATGKVQKYELRQEEWEDEERMVGQG, encoded by the coding sequence ATGCACAAACCACTGCTTGTCCCGGAGTTCCTAGACCGGGCACGAACGCACTACGGTGACGACGAAGCAGTCGTCGCCACCACGGGGGAGCGGTTTACGTACAACGAACTCGGCGAGCGCGCCGATCGGTTCTCTGCAGCGCTTCAGGAACGAGGCATCGAGAAAGGCGACCGCGTCGCGGTACTGGACCCGAACACCCACTATCACCTCGAGGCGGCCTACGGGATCATGCAAACGGGGGCGATCCACACGCCGCTGAACTATCGGCTGACACCGGATGACTTCGCATATATCCTGTCGGATGCGGGCGTCGACGCGATCTACGCCGATTACGACTACGCCGACAGGATCGAGGAAATCCGCGACGAGGTGCCGACGGAGACGTTCATCACGAACGATGTCGACGCGGTCGAGGGCGGAGAGTGGGAAAGCTTCGACGACGTACTCGACGAGGCGGGCACCGACTACGATCGACCCGAGATGGCCGAAGACGAGATAATCACGATCAACTACACCTCGGGGACGACGGGTGATCCAAAGGGCGTCTGTCGCACCCATCGCTGTGAGACGATTCACGCGTACCTGACGGTTGGCCATCAAAGCCTGACCGACGACGACATCTATCTGTGGACGCTGCCGATGTTCCACGCGAACGGGTGGGGGCACATCTTCGCGGTGACAGGGATCGGCGCGAAGCACGTCTGTACGCGCGGGATCGACGCCGGGGAGATCTTCGAGACCGTCCGCTCGGAGGACGTCTCCTACATGTGTGGTGCGCCGACGGTGCTGAACATGCTCATCGACTACTACGAACAGAACGAGCCCGAGACGACCGGCGGCGCAGACGTGCGGCTCGCAACCGCCGGCAGCGCACCGCCGGAGGCGACCATCCGGACCGTCGAAGACGAGTTCGGCTGGTACCTGAAACACGTCTACGGCGCGACCGAGACCGGACCGCTGATCACCACCTCCGACGCTCGTCGGCACTTCGACGACGACAGTGACGACCGGTTCCGGATCAAGAAACGGCAAGGACTGGCCTATCTCGGTACCGAAATCCGGGTCGTCGACGAGGACGGCAACGACGTCCCCCGCGACGACGAGACGATCGGCGAGGTCGTCGTCCGCGGCAACCAGATCATGGAGAAATACTGGGGCAAGCCCGAGGCGACTGAGGAGGCCTTCAGCGACCGGATCGAGGGGTACTACCACATGGGCGATCTCGCCACCATCGACGAGAACGGCATGCTCTCGATCCAGGACCGCAAGAAAGACATCATCATCTCCGGTGGCGAGAACATCTCGAGTATCGAACTCGAGGACACGCTGTTCGACCACCCCGAAGTGTCTGACGTGGCGGTGATCCCGGCACCCAGCGACGAGTGGGGGGAAACGCCGAAGGCGTTCGTCGTTCCCGCAAGCGGCGATCCGAACGAGCCAGGCGTGACCGAAGCGGAACTCGAGGACTTCACCCGGGAGAACCTCGCGGGCTACAAGACCATCCACCGGGTCGAGTTCGTCAAGCAACTGCCGACGACGGCGACGGGCAAAGTCCAGAAGTACGAACTCCGGCAGGAAGAGTGGGAGGACGAAGAACGGATGGTTGGACAGGGGTAA
- a CDS encoding V-type ATP synthase subunit D → MANDVKPTRKNLMAIEDRIELSERGHGTLEKKRDGLIMEFMDILDKAQDVRGDLADDYEAAQQKINMARAMEGDVAVRGAAAALQEHPEITTESKNIMGVVVPQIESSRVSKSLDQRGYGIMGTSARIDEAAEAYEDLLESIILAAEVETAMKKMLREIETTKRRVNALEFKLLPELYENQEYIEQKLEEQEREETFRLKKIKEKKEQEEKEAREEEAEEAEAETDETADELEDVQPDTAAQSPAANQ, encoded by the coding sequence ATGGCCAACGATGTCAAGCCCACCCGCAAGAACTTGATGGCGATCGAGGATCGCATCGAGCTCTCCGAGCGGGGACACGGCACGCTCGAGAAGAAACGCGACGGGCTCATCATGGAGTTCATGGACATTCTGGACAAAGCCCAGGACGTCCGCGGCGACCTCGCCGACGACTACGAGGCAGCCCAGCAAAAGATCAACATGGCTCGTGCGATGGAGGGTGACGTCGCCGTCCGCGGTGCCGCAGCGGCACTGCAGGAACACCCCGAGATCACGACCGAGTCCAAAAACATCATGGGCGTCGTCGTCCCACAGATCGAGTCCTCTCGGGTTTCGAAGAGTCTCGATCAGCGTGGCTACGGGATCATGGGCACCTCTGCCCGCATCGACGAGGCCGCCGAGGCCTACGAAGATCTCTTAGAGAGCATTATTCTCGCCGCCGAGGTCGAGACGGCGATGAAGAAAATGCTCCGGGAGATCGAAACCACCAAGCGCCGCGTCAACGCCCTCGAGTTCAAGCTCCTGCCGGAACTCTACGAGAATCAGGAGTACATCGAACAGAAGCTCGAAGAGCAAGAGCGCGAGGAGACGTTCCGCCTGAAGAAGATCAAGGAGAAAAAGGAGCAAGAAGAGAAGGAGGCCCGCGAGGAAGAAGCCGAGGAAGCCGAGGCGGAGACGGACGAGACGGCAGACGAACTCGAGGACGTCCAGCCGGATACCGCCGCGCAATCCCCAGCAGCCAACCAGTAA
- a CDS encoding DUF6276 family protein, protein MACSNCGTATISFAVPEEYRTDAPSAASVVSFCPHCLTLEPATGEATQTSEGDPEFTRVSDGFPTQPARAVPLALAIGLCSSLATNRTAIELLLREVERAGTDPLLVLDRLVADPSVDPAIDLERRRHQLEQLLY, encoded by the coding sequence ATGGCCTGTTCCAACTGCGGTACGGCCACGATTTCGTTTGCCGTTCCGGAAGAGTACCGTACGGACGCGCCGTCGGCAGCCAGCGTCGTTTCGTTCTGCCCGCACTGTCTGACCCTCGAGCCAGCCACCGGTGAGGCAACTCAGACGAGCGAGGGAGACCCCGAGTTTACCCGGGTCAGCGATGGGTTTCCGACTCAGCCCGCACGTGCGGTCCCGCTTGCGCTCGCAATCGGCCTCTGTTCGTCACTCGCGACGAACCGCACTGCAATCGAGCTGTTGCTGAGAGAAGTCGAACGAGCCGGCACTGATCCGTTGCTGGTGCTCGACCGGCTGGTCGCCGATCCATCGGTCGACCCGGCGATCGATCTCGAGCGGCGACGCCACCAGCTCGAGCAACTGCTCTACTGA